One genomic window of Etheostoma spectabile isolate EspeVRDwgs_2016 chromosome 5, UIUC_Espe_1.0, whole genome shotgun sequence includes the following:
- the LOC116689852 gene encoding zona pellucida-like domain-containing protein 1 — translation MTIAHLSATCLQTCKRYEIPQFMLTCCKRCVVHLTSEAQGSKGKTTPMWLQFLLAPHRSQVPEDLYPLADSEALTINHLARSGEFVVHHSAILKPCLHSVRIPLCFISTLSMKLFSDVNYTKLLAIPQLGIELRTTVYVEVKATNLTGQYDVLLDRCYASISTVPSYSSFFNLFVPCSKDQFTTMIENGDSQSSRFNFPAFRFIEQQNQTVSTYYLHCITRLCEISTCSTFKNCNKRRKRNTLDTSLTKTYTISSSKIITKANSNKSKEKPLVGGQKNNAGVGLLAFLPLFALSPLVSQLCVAKS, via the exons ATGACTATCGCTCACTTGAGCGCCACCTGCCTCCAGACTTGTAAACGTTACGAGATTCCACAGTTCATGCTCACCTGCTGCAAGAGGTGTGTGGTCCATCTGACCTCAGAGGCCCAGGGGTCAAAG ggAAAGACAACCCCGATGTGGCTGCAGTTCCTTCTGGCCCCACACAGATCCCAGGTTCCTGAGGACCTCT ACCCTCTGGCTGATTCGGAGGCTCTGACCATTAATCACCTGGCCAGGAGCGGAG AGTTTGTAGTCCACCACAGTGCTATATTGAAGCCCTGCCTACACTCAGTAAGAATTCCTCTTTGTTTCATCAGCACCTTAAGTATGAAGTTGTTCAGTGATGTCAACTACACAAAACTATTGGCCATTCCACAGCTCGGGATTGAACTGAGGACCACTGTGTATGTCGAGGTTAAAGCCACCAACTTGACAGGCCAGTATGACGTCCTGCTTGACCGATGCTACGCCTCCATCTCCACAGTGCCTTCTTACTCCAGTTTCTTTAACCTGTTTGTCCCCTGTTCAAAGGATCAGTTCACCACTATGATCGAGAACGGAGACAGCCAGAGCTCCCGCTTCAACTTCCCGGCCTTCCGCTTCATCGAGCAGCAGAACCAAACCGTGTCCACCTACTACCTCCACTGCATCACCCGGCTGTGTGAAATAAGCACTTGCAGCACCTTCAAGAACTGTAAcaaaagaaggaagaggaacACCCTGGACACATCTTTGACCAAGACGTACACCATCTCTTCTTCAAAGATTATCACCAAAGCCAACAGCAACAAGTCCAAAGAGAAACCTCTTGTTGGCGGCCAAAAAAATAACGCTGGTGTGGGGCTGTTGGCGTTTTTGCCTTTGTTTGCCTTATCGCCACTTGTGTCACAGCTGTGTGTCGCAAAAAGCTGA